From the Trifolium pratense cultivar HEN17-A07 linkage group LG4, ARS_RC_1.1, whole genome shotgun sequence genome, the window ATTCCTGGACCAAAATCACCCGGATATTCAATTGATGTGTATCTGCAGCCACTTATTGAGGAACTAAAGATATTGTGGAGTGTTGGTGTAGAAACATATGATAtatcaaaaaatcaaacatttcaGATGCGTGCAACTCTTTTGTGGACTGTTAGCGACTTTCCTGCATATGCTATGCTATCTGGTTGGAGCACTAAAGGGAAGTTTGCTTGCCCTGCTTGTAACCATGAAACTTCTTCAACTTACTTAAGACACAGTCGGAAGACGTGTTATATGGGTCATAGAGTATTTTTGGATCCAAATCATGTTTGGAGATCAAATACAACTTCTTTTGTTGGAAAACCAGAATATAGGTCTCCACCTTCCTTGTTAGATGCAACTAGAATTTTGAAAGACTTAAAAGACATCCCTGACGTATTGGATaagaaatacaataaaaagaggGTTGGTCCGTGGAAGAAAAAATCTATCTTTTGGCAATTAAGAAGAATCATTTTTTGAAGTATTCCAACATGACTGAGAGACTTAAACATCGTCCTCCAAAGGTTCCAGAAGTTCATTTTAAGAAGCTTTGTGAATATTGGAGTTGGAAACCCGTACAAGTAagatttataattgtttttttatgtatgtatatatgtatgataTATAGATAAATAATGTATTGTAATATTTCTGTTTAACTATAAATGCAGTTAATCAGTGAAAGGAACACTAGAAATAGAGCTCAACAAAAATGGAGGCATCGAATGGGTCCCAAACACTTTGCTTTACTTCGTGAAAAAATGGTAATATTCTTGTGTTTTGCATTACTCTGTGTTAATATTTACTTGAACTGCTTGGATTGTGCTTTGGAAGATAGAGCTCAAATTGAATTGCCTGATCTGATTACCCGACTTAAACTGATTGATTAAAATGctagaattgatatttttttctctgTTCTGCATCAGTATTGGTTTGCTGCTATTTGCATATCGCTGCTATTGCACTGCTGTTATCTGcttttttcttcctttcctGGTTTTTTTGTGTTGGTGTTGGGCGAGTTTTTCCCCTCACCTTTTATGTTTCTGTTTCCTTTTTACTAGCTTGTTCTTATATCAGTATTCATTTGATTTGTTATGGTCTGGTATGGATCGAGAGCTTTATTATGATCTAGTAAGCAATTGAATTATTATGATTTGTGCAGCGTGCAAAGGAAGGAAAAGAGCCCACACAAGCAGAGGTTTTTGTTGAAACTCGGAAAGGAAATAAAGGAAAGAAATTGGATGTAGAAACTGAAAAAGCAATTATACGTTAAAATTTATCAAATTACCATATGCAGTAAATATTGCTTATATTAGTGGAtaatatacatttttatttttgttaggcCAAACTTGAAGAAATGGTTGAAACTGAGGAAAATGATACAGAAGCATTTGAAGCTGTTTTTGGGAAGGAACATCCTGGCTCGGTACGCTGTTACGGGAGAAATGTAACTAAAACTTCTTTAAAACAGAAGGCAGAAGTAAATGCTTTGAAAAAAGCTCACAATGAAGAGGTCTCTACATTAAGGGATGATTTTGCATATAAGATTGGTAGATTGCAAAATGCTTTTAAGACCTTGATGCAACATTGCAATCCCGAAATCAATATGGAGTCAATAGAAGATTTATTAGGATTATCTAATGGGGAAGCAAATAGTACCCCAAATGTTGGACAACCACAAATGAATTCCTCTGCATCAACCCATGTTCCAAATCTTGAAAAGGTGATTTATAGAGCCTAAGCGTTTGTTATTATTTCTAGATCATGTCTACAAAAAAATTcgtctaatatatatatttattttatgcaGCAAGGTATCAATGAAGATGATCcaattgatgaagatgatgatgacgaGTTCCAAGAAGATGCATTTTCATATTAGTTTTCTCCAATGCCAATTGATCGATGTGGATGGCTTTTTTGCTAGGCACGTACTTGAAGTGTTAAATTTTATCCGTGACATTTTGCTTACTATATGTGCCAAAGTATTAAACTACATCAAACTACGTTAGATATTTTGTCTACCATTTTGTATTGACTTAGTGTTTGAACTATATTTTGTAAACACGTTATATTTATCTATTCATTTTTGATTTGGCACCATTATATATCTTTGGGTAATCAAAGAGTTGATttgaatcttataaaaaaaaaaaaaagagttgatTTGAAATTGCAGTGGATTATGTGTGTATGTATTAATTAATGGAtattcaaccaaaaaaaaaatgcctaAGGTATACGCAACATTTGTCAGGTATCATTTATTCATGTTTAATGAGATTATGCCTACAGCAACTGCTACAATAAAAAACTGTTGCCTATACGAATAAGGAAACAATTGAGAACCGTTCCCTTTGCTTAAGCTTTAGGCGACAATCACAAATTGTAAATAATGATGGCAACAAGTAACAATTGTTGCCTAAAGTTTGTTAAAAAACTGTTCCCTATTCTCGATAGCTCAGGCGACAGTTTTAGAAAGTGTGGCTAGAAAGCGTGAAAACTGTCACCTAAAACAATAGGTAACGCTCGTTTATAAAACGGGTGGAAACTGTTCCCTATACCTTTTGGTTACAGTTTTCATGGTTTAGGCTACACTTTTGAACTGTTGTCGAAAAGCAAATATGTTGTAGTGAAGGGTTATCTCATTCGTTACAACTTGCTCTTAGCGTTTTCTGATTTTCTAGTAGTAGTCACACTCTTCATTCACGCTTCTCACATAATGGCATGACTTATCAAAACTAAGCTCGAGATTTCAAGTATTTATGCCCAAAGAAAACACTGGTTGATAAAAGACCTATGAAACAAGATTTGAGTGATGTGCGGAGGACACACTATCTCTTAAGGATGAAGGACAAGTTACCTACGCTCTACAATTAAATTGAGTCATAAAAGATTACTACAATCTAGTCTTATTTCCGGGGTTCCAAAACTCACATTAACTTGCAACTAATAATGTAATATCAACAATTAAATCATCAAAAAGAATCAACAACACAATAACAAACAGTAGCACACAAACACAAGACATGTATTCATACCACATTTTAGACACCAACTCTTTTCCTCGAAGCTcacttaaaataaaatccatCAACAATACTTAACACTTATTTATACATGCTATACTTCTTCCGAtctatttatccaaaatttattttagtaaataaaGAAATCATTTTAATTGGCTTAACggcataaaaatttatttttaataattttcataaaataaattacttttgCGACAACATCACTAGAATAGAGAATCCTAATACACATATAATAACATAAGAATGCaatacttataaaataataaggtaaaaatattaacaatttcttcttttataatattattttttttcaacaataacaataattttgcagaAAATAGCTTTAGTGACAggatcaaaaaacaaaatatacacAAAATGGATCTAGTGATAGACAGTAGAAAACTACACATTCAGAAGACGTGCTATAGTGACGGTCAGCAATAAACAGATTGCACAATCAAATACTTTTAGTGACAGACatcaaaaacaacttataagttTTAGTGACAGATAGCAACAAGACAAATTATAATAGTGAAAACAACGTCATAAAAACGAAATAAAATACTAATCATACAAAAATCATAAGGTCATTAATCGTCACCAATATAATCTCTAATTGACAAATTATgattataacatttttattttaaaaatcatttcctCGAAAAATTAGTCATTTACCTATCTCATAAAAATAGTTTCTTCATTTGATCAAAttgcttttatatattttataaagaaaacacTACTTAATTTACATGATCTAAAAATAACCACAAAATTCAGAAACAAGAAGGAAACATTTTTAAAGAAGATTGAGACAATTACTTAATAATAACATGCTTGTTAATTACCATATTCTTCTCAAACTTATCAATCATATTTCTCTATTCATAAAATGGAATCAACGccaaaaatcaaataagaaTTTCATAACCCATAATACACTATAAAAGTCGTCTCttttctactaataaaatacgagtttaaaattcaaaattaccgtatataaattatgaataaaataattttttttgaacaccactactttttttttacccaactttttttttatagagccAAAAATATCCATAAGTCAAACtatgttaaaattatttttatagaaattatgTGTCCAAATAAATATTCTCTAAGAATTTACTCAATAGAAAATCatcataacaattttttttcttccaaagtACCACAAAATTAATCATCAATTATTTCACTCAGCTAAATAATTTCTAACACGCGGTTCAGCATAACACCATTCCTTTTAAATAAAAGTCTATAAAAATTACTCAATAGAAAATTcgcaaaagaaaatatattttcaaaaatcgACCataaaactttttcttttaaaaaaaaaaattaaaaatttatacaaTTATATTAGAAAGCCAACTAGTAGTAAAGATCACATAACAACTAGAgagtttaagtttattatagGAAGACAAAAACAATCATGGAATAACTAGAGAGAAGAAATCAACTTAAAGTTTTTAAATTTCACAAGTCAAATTACAATGATGCCACTAGGAACAACAACTTCAGAAATTACGAACTAATCACACAATAAAGtcatacattttattttttttaaaatcaagaTTGAATTACTAAATCCAATTTACTTCATTAGTCAAGCATATACACATTATACAAAgcctaaaaacaaaaatacctATACAAGTTTCAAAACAGACAaacaatattacaatatattttaaacaaaatctttcttaaaaatatgaatataccATTGTACAATTGTGCTACTAAAACATAGGCACCAAATACAAAATATCATTGTGGAAACACATAATTATACAATTCAAGACGGCGGACTCAAagctttataattaaaaatatgttaatttttttttcttccttaagtaataagttacaaaattattcCATTAAAAGTTcacaaatgaaaatatatttgctAACAAAGTCATCTTTAAATACAAACACAAATGTCATGAAATCAACTTCCAATAATCAAACAAAGAAACACCAACCATAACAAAgttaaccaaaaaaattcacACATCAATCAAGCCATACACACAAAATCGCTCCCACCCAAAAATGTTTGTCCGAGGAttattgctctgataccaattgaaacaatccatatttttaataaagaattcACTCATAAAAACTTCTTTTCTTTAAAAAggtttaactaatttttttttataaagaataataattacTTAAGCTTATAAATAATCTTTGtacaataaaaagaatatttcatttaaattacaaatttataaaaccCAGATTTGTTTAGCCCCGCGCACGTACAAGCAACACATCACTTCATATTTCACCTTTGGTACCTACAACCATATTTaatgtaagggtcaatttccttatccaaaTTGAATCATGCCGAACGGAAGGTAAAtgttataaactaaaaataaaatactcggccat encodes:
- the LOC123924023 gene encoding uncharacterized protein LOC123924023 — its product is MTERLKHRPPKVPEVHFKKLCEYWSWKPVQLISERNTRNRAQQKWRHRMGPKHFALLREKMRAKEGKEPTQAEVFVETRKGNKGKKLDVETEKAIAKLEEMVETEENDTEAFEAVFGKEHPGSVRCYGRNVTKTSLKQKAEVNALKKAHNEEVSTLRDDFAYKIGRLQNAFKTLMQHCNPEINMESIEDLLGLSNGEANSTPNVGQPQMNSSASTHVPNLEKQGINEDDPIDEDDDDEFQEDAFSY